A single genomic interval of Pyrus communis chromosome 7, drPyrComm1.1, whole genome shotgun sequence harbors:
- the LOC137739933 gene encoding beta-glucosidase 12-like produces the protein MHLNHQNLQVMSLQLGSPLSCVLLLLVGLVLTSSKAAITPSRYDSAFLNRSSFPAGFIFGTASSSYQYEGAAREDGRGPSIWDTYTHKYPEKIKDGSNGDVANDEYHHYKEDVGIMKNMGLDAYRFSISWSRLLPNGKLSGGINKEGIKYYNNLINELLRYGVKPFVTLFHWDLPQALEDEYGGFLSPKIVQHFRDYAKLCYNEFGDRVKHWITLNEPWTYSYGGYASGSFAPGRCSAWQQLNCTGGNSATEPYLVAHHQLLAHAAAVKVYKNKYQASQKGMISITLVSHWFVPVSEAKHHKNAALRSLDFMFGWFMEPLTSGDYPHSMRSLVGSRLPKFTKEQSKLLKGSFDFLGLNYYTAYYASYAPSNNSVNASYLTDARSNQSPEKNGVPIGPKAASDWLHVYPRGIRDLLLYTKEKYHDPLIYITENGVDEFNDPKLSLVEALNDTQRVYYYYHHIYYLHRAIKDGVNVKGYFAWSLLDNFEWSSGYTVRFGINYVDYNDNQKRYPKLSAHWFKSFLKKY, from the exons ATGCATCTAAATCACCAAAACTTACAAGTTATGTCACTGCAATTAGGGTCTCCTCTGTCATGTGTGCTGCTACTACTAGTTGGCCTTGTATTGACAAGTAGTAAAGCTGCGATTACGCCCAGTCGTTATGATTCTGCTTTCCTCAACAGGAGCAGTTTTCCAGCAGGGTTTATATTTGGCACTGCTTCATCATCTTACCAG tATGAAGGTGCAGCAAGAGAAGATGGTAGAGGACCAAGCATATGGGACACCTACACCCACAAATATCCAG AGAAGATCAAAGATGGAAGCAATGGAGATGTGGCTAATGATGAATATCACCATTATAAG GAAGATGTGGGCATTATGAAGAATATGGGGTTGGATGCTTATAGATTCTCTATTTCATGGTCCAGATTGTTACCGA ATGGAAAGCTAAGTGGGGGCATTAACAAGGAAGGAATCAAATACTACAACAATCTCATCAATGAACTTTTACGCTATG GTGTAAAGCCATTTGTGACACTTTTTCATTGGGATCTTCCGCAAGCTTTAGAAGATGAATACGGCGGTTTCTTAAGCCCTAAAATTGT CCAACATTTTCGAGACTATGCAAAACTTTGTTACAATGAATTTGGCGACCGCGTAAAACATTGGATCACGTTAAATGAGCCATGGACCTATAGCTACGGTGGTTATGCTAGCGGGTCTTTTGCACCAGGACGATGTTCTGCTTGGCAGCAACTAAACTGCACCGGTGGAAATTCGGCTACTGAACCATACTTGGTGGCACACCACCAACTCCTTGCTCATGCAGCTGCTGTAAAAGTATACAAGAATAAATATCAg GCATCTCAGAAAGGCATGATATCAATAACATTGGTGTCACATTGGTTTGTTCCGGTTTCTGAGGCAAAGCACCATAAAAACGCTGCGTTAAGATCATTGGATTTTATGTTTGGATG GTTTATGGAACCATTGACGAGTGGCGACTATCCACACAGCATGCGGTCTCTTGTTGGAAGCCGATTACCAAAGTTTACGAAAGAACAATCCAAGTTGCTAAAGGGgtcatttgattttcttggaTTAAATTACTATACCGCTTACTATGCAAGTTATGCACCTTCAAACAATTCTGTAAATGCAAGCTATTTAACAGATGCTCGCTCTAATCAATCCC CTGAGAAAAATGGAGTCCCCATCGGTCCAAAG GCTGCTTCAGATTGGCTACATGTTTATCCAAGAGGAATTCGAGACCTTTTACTCTACACGAAGGAGAAGTATCATGATCCACTCATTTACATTACTGAGAATG GTGTTGATGAGTTCAATGATCCCAAATTATCACTTGTAGAAGCCCTTAATGACACCCAAAGAGTTTATTACTACTATCACCACATATATTACCTTCACAGAGCAATCAA GGATGGTGTCAATGTGAAGGGATACTTTGCATGGTCGTTGTTGGATAATTTTGAATGGAGTTCGGGATACACTGTTCGGTTTGGGATCAATTATGTGGATTACAACGACAACCAAAAAAGGTACCCCAAACTCTCAGCACACTGGTTCAAAAGTTTCCTCAAGAAGTACTGA